One stretch of Gavia stellata isolate bGavSte3 chromosome 25, bGavSte3.hap2, whole genome shotgun sequence DNA includes these proteins:
- the PTRH2 gene encoding peptidyl-tRNA hydrolase 2, mitochondrial, which translates to MDYLSKPGFLSVIAGVACGVCLGWGIRGRLLRQPRAGMTAPANNLGSEANVMGESGEFKMVLIVRNDLKMGKGKVAAQCSHAAVSAYKQVQRRNPELLKQWEYCGQPKVVLKAPDEETLIQLLADAKHLGLTVSLIQDAGRTQIAPGSRTVLGIGPGPADVIDKVSGHLKLY; encoded by the coding sequence ATGGATTATCTGTCTAAACCCGGGTTCCTCAGCGTCATCGCGGGAGTTGCATGCGGAGTGTGCCTGGGATGGGGCATTCGCGGGAGGCTTTTAAGGCAGCCCAGAGCTGGAATGACTGCGCCTGCGAACAACCTGGGGAGCGAAGCGAACGTCATGGGAGAGTCCGGGGAGTTCAAGATGGTGCTGATTGTCCGCAATGACTTGAAGATGGGAAAGGGTAAAGTAGCGGCACAGTGTTCCcatgctgctgtttctgcctACAAGCAAGTTCAGAGAAGAAATCCCGAACTCTTGAAACAGTGGGAGTACTGCGGACAACCTAAAGTGGTCCTCAAAGCCCCTGATGAAGAGACTCTGATCCAGCTCCTGGCTGACGCTAAACACCTCGGACTGACTGTGAGCTTAATACAAGACGCAGGTCGTACTCAGATAGCTCCAGGCTCCCGGACAGTCCTTGGTATTGGACCGGGACCAGCTGATGTAATAGATAAAGTTTCTGGTCACCTAAAACTCTACTAA